Genomic segment of Alistipes sp. ZOR0009:
GCAACGACGTAACCGTTTCGTCTAAAGGGAACCGGGTTACCTACATCCGCGAAAAGGCCAGCGTGGGGGTGCTACAGCTTATGGAGATACTCCTAAAGGAGTGCCAGTAGGCTAAGCCTTCCTTTTACAAGATAAACGCAGAGGTGGTGCAACGCGGTACCACCTGCTGCTACACGGGCTCCCGCTCGCGACTATTCTTCGACATCACCACGTCGAGCACCGTTACCTTGCCATCTATGCTATTCAGAATCCACTGGTTGTTTACCCGAATAAAGTGGTATATGTCGGAAAATGGCCTAACCTCACACGAGGTTCCGTACAGAAGGTCGCCCGTCCACTCGTTTACCATGTAGTCCTGCATCTCCCCATCGATGTACACCGAAAACCTGTCATCCTCATTCTTCAGATAGTCTTCGGCACCTATAATATCCACATTTTTAACCGTGATGGAGTTCAGTATATTCACCTCTTTCTTGTCGCGCATTTTTTCGAGCTTCAGCTCGTAGTCTTTGTAGAGGCTATCGCTAACAAGCGCTCTAACCGAGGCCATATCCCGCCCCTTCCAGGCCTTCTGCATCTCCAAAAAAACTCTTTTCGAATGCTTCTCCATCTCGCCCAAATGCCAGAAGGTGTCGCTTAGGCGGCTTTCGAGTATTACCGCCTTGCTGCGCCTCTTTTTTCGATGAAGGGCCATACCCAGCAAAATACCCGTTACTGCGGCTACAACGCAGCCAATACAGTAGCCTATAATCCGAAACCCTTCTCCTACAACTCCAGAAGCCCCTCCACGTGGAGCGCTTCCGGCTCTCGAAAATGCCTCGTTGGCCATCAGCGTTAGTACCAACGTTAGGACAACACTTAGCAGAACAACGGAAAGCCTCCGCCCCCTATCACCATGTAAGATACTCTTGTTTAGCAGACATGAATTACCCATAATTTTTGAATTGCGGCAGAATATTTAACGGGTGAAAAT
This window contains:
- a CDS encoding Tim44 domain-containing protein — translated: MGNSCLLNKSILHGDRGRRLSVVLLSVVLTLVLTLMANEAFSRAGSAPRGGASGVVGEGFRIIGYCIGCVVAAVTGILLGMALHRKKRRSKAVILESRLSDTFWHLGEMEKHSKRVFLEMQKAWKGRDMASVRALVSDSLYKDYELKLEKMRDKKEVNILNSITVKNVDIIGAEDYLKNEDDRFSVYIDGEMQDYMVNEWTGDLLYGTSCEVRPFSDIYHFIRVNNQWILNSIDGKVTVLDVVMSKNSREREPV